In one Planctomycetota bacterium genomic region, the following are encoded:
- a CDS encoding MoxR family ATPase codes for MIEAELKTARDRLAELKAGIKLQMVGYDEVIDQLIIGLLAGGHILLEGVPGIGKTLLVKALSQALGLNFARIQFTPDLMPADITGTNIIVEDADGRRGFQFQPGPVFNNIILADEINRATPKTQSALLEAMQELTVTAGGIKHRIETPFTVVATQNPIEMEGTYPLPEAQLDRFLFKLVMPQPGLPELKEIINRTTTEKQVTVSPLINREQIIKYQSLIRQIPVAANLVEYVSKLVLASQPDTEYATGLVRKYVRYGAGPRAAQAVILAAKVSALMQGRLHVAQDDVLKMILPVLRHRIIMNIEGESSNISITGIIEEIRTRTPALPPGAEKILSLSE; via the coding sequence ATGATAGAAGCCGAACTTAAGACCGCGCGGGACAGGCTGGCCGAACTCAAGGCCGGGATAAAACTCCAGATGGTCGGCTACGACGAGGTGATTGACCAGCTTATCATTGGGCTGTTAGCCGGCGGGCATATCCTGCTCGAGGGCGTGCCCGGTATCGGCAAGACTCTCCTGGTCAAGGCCCTGAGCCAGGCGCTCGGGCTTAACTTTGCCCGCATCCAGTTCACCCCGGACCTGATGCCGGCCGATATCACCGGCACCAATATCATCGTCGAGGACGCGGACGGCCGCCGTGGCTTCCAGTTCCAGCCCGGACCGGTCTTTAATAATATCATCCTGGCCGATGAAATCAACCGGGCCACGCCCAAGACCCAATCGGCCCTGCTCGAGGCCATGCAGGAACTCACCGTCACGGCCGGCGGAATCAAACACCGGATCGAAACGCCGTTTACCGTCGTGGCCACCCAGAACCCGATAGAGATGGAAGGGACTTACCCGCTGCCCGAGGCGCAGCTGGACCGCTTCCTGTTCAAGCTGGTCATGCCCCAGCCCGGCCTGCCTGAACTCAAGGAGATTATCAACCGGACCACCACGGAAAAACAGGTAACCGTTTCTCCCCTGATTAATCGCGAGCAGATTATAAAATACCAGTCGCTCATCCGCCAAATTCCGGTCGCGGCTAATCTGGTGGAATATGTCAGCAAGCTGGTCCTGGCCAGCCAGCCGGATACGGAATACGCGACCGGCCTGGTCCGGAAATATGTCCGTTACGGCGCCGGACCGCGCGCCGCCCAGGCCGTTATCCTGGCCGCCAAGGTCTCGGCCCTGATGCAGGGACGGCTCCACGTTGCCCAGGACGATGTCCTGAAGATGATCCTGCCCGTGCTCAGGCATCGGATAATAATGAATATTGAAGGCGAATCGAGCAATATTTCGATAACCGGCATTATCGAAGAAATAAGGACCCGGACGCCGGCCCTGCCGCCCGGCGCCGAAAAGATACTGTCTCTGTCTGAATAA
- a CDS encoding 50S ribosomal protein L28: MSWTCQICGKKPSTGNQISRRGLAKKKGGVGKKITGITRRWYKPNLQYLRAMVDGKTKRIRVCTRCLSAGKVTKPMQVKQTV; the protein is encoded by the coding sequence ATGTCTTGGACTTGTCAAATCTGCGGTAAGAAGCCCTCAACCGGCAACCAAATCTCCCGCCGGGGCTTGGCCAAGAAAAAAGGCGGCGTCGGCAAAAAGATTACCGGCATCACCCGGCGCTGGTATAAGCCCAATCTTCAGTATCTCCGGGCCATGGTGGACGGCAAGACCAAACGCATCCGGGTCTGCACCCGGTGCCTCTCGGCCGGCAAGGTCACAAAACCTATGCAAGTAAAACAAACCGTCTAA
- a CDS encoding energy transducer TonB yields MLKLRAIIYFLSRPSSWTTGLSLYVLISAAAHAIILGAFILSPGSGKPQPDTSPITVYIKPEAISVDFEPDRINPADFKVEPLEPEKFPEITILGDNAPALSQPDKPADATASDYSTEARPILDGSNKLPPYPRLARQLGQEGLVVLSVEINAKGLAQDVKIAKSSGYKLLDDAAVKTVRGWIFIPATKKGRPVPSKVEIPVRFKLT; encoded by the coding sequence ATGCTGAAACTGCGCGCTATAATTTATTTCCTCAGCCGCCCGTCATCCTGGACGACCGGCCTGTCGCTCTACGTCTTGATATCAGCCGCAGCGCACGCCATTATCCTGGGCGCGTTTATCTTATCGCCCGGCTCCGGTAAACCACAGCCGGATACCTCGCCCATTACTGTTTATATCAAGCCCGAGGCCATCTCGGTTGATTTCGAGCCGGACCGGATTAATCCGGCTGACTTCAAGGTCGAGCCGCTGGAGCCGGAGAAATTCCCGGAAATCACCATCCTGGGCGACAATGCGCCGGCGCTTTCACAGCCGGATAAGCCGGCCGATGCCACCGCCTCGGATTACTCGACCGAGGCCCGGCCGATCCTGGACGGCTCCAATAAACTGCCGCCTTATCCGCGCCTGGCCCGCCAGCTCGGACAGGAGGGGCTGGTGGTTTTATCCGTGGAAATAAACGCCAAAGGCTTGGCACAAGACGTTAAAATTGCTAAATCATCCGGATATAAATTGCTCGATGACGCGGCGGTCAAGACCGTCCGGGGCTGGATATTTATCCCGGCTACCAAAAAAGGCCGGCCGGTGCCGAGCAAAGTGGAAATCCCGGTTAGGTTTAAGTTGACTTGA
- a CDS encoding MOSC domain-containing protein, whose amino-acid sequence MAKIVGVCISDRKGIPKKNIGSAYLEKGLGIKDDAHSGKWHRQISLLANEAIDTMRQKGYELVEGSFAENLTTEGIDLKNLPIGTELRVGESVRLKITQIGKECHTKCAIFRKVGDCIMPLEGVFAEVVESGTVKVGDTIKVV is encoded by the coding sequence ATGGCAAAAATAGTAGGCGTTTGTATCAGCGACCGGAAGGGCATCCCCAAGAAAAACATCGGCTCGGCATATCTTGAGAAGGGGTTGGGCATAAAAGACGATGCCCACTCGGGTAAATGGCACCGGCAGATTAGTTTACTGGCTAATGAAGCGATTGACACCATGCGTCAAAAAGGTTATGAGTTAGTTGAAGGCTCCTTTGCCGAGAATCTGACCACCGAGGGCATAGACCTTAAGAATCTTCCCATCGGAACCGAATTGCGGGTCGGGGAATCCGTCCGTTTGAAGATTACCCAGATTGGCAAGGAGTGCCACACCAAGTGCGCCATCTTCCGTAAGGTCGGCGATTGCATCATGCCGCTGGAAGGGGTTTTTGCCGAGGTGGTGGAATCCGGGACCGTCAAAGTAGGCGATACAATAAAGGTGGTATAA
- a CDS encoding glycine C-acetyltransferase, with the protein MAGLDFLQKELDDLKAQGLYQPLRTLGSEQAATCIVNGKKVVNLSSNNYLGLANHPKMKKAMIEATEKWGAGTASVRPIIGTMEIHTQLEKKLAEFKHMEASLVFVAGIAANRGVIQALLSSKVKGEDEKFVVISDELNHASIIDGVRLSKAQRKVYKHKDMSELEKVLKESQGAPRIMIITDGVFSMDGDIAPLPDIAKLAKQYGAFTMVDDAHGEGVLGKNGRGTVDHFGLQGKWDIDMGTLSKAMGSLGGYIAGSQNLRDYLIQSARPFLFTTAHPPGVAAACIAAMEIVQEETWRHEKLWSNSKLFKTELQKMGFNTGRSETPITPIIIGDEVKTEQFSQKLFEEGVFGLRIVFPMVAKGAARIRTIVTAGHTEEELRFALDKIKKVGQELRII; encoded by the coding sequence ATGGCTGGTTTAGATTTCCTTCAGAAGGAACTGGACGACCTGAAAGCGCAGGGCTTGTATCAGCCGTTACGGACCCTGGGCAGCGAGCAGGCGGCGACCTGCATCGTCAACGGCAAAAAGGTGGTCAATCTCTCATCCAATAACTATCTCGGGCTGGCTAACCACCCCAAGATGAAAAAGGCGATGATAGAGGCGACCGAAAAATGGGGCGCCGGCACGGCCTCGGTTCGGCCCATCATCGGCACCATGGAAATCCACACCCAATTAGAAAAGAAACTGGCTGAATTCAAGCACATGGAGGCATCTCTGGTGTTCGTGGCCGGCATCGCGGCCAACCGGGGCGTCATCCAGGCCCTGCTCTCCAGCAAGGTCAAGGGCGAGGACGAAAAGTTCGTGGTCATCAGCGACGAGCTCAACCATGCCAGCATCATTGACGGCGTGCGCTTAAGCAAGGCCCAGCGCAAGGTCTATAAACATAAGGATATGTCCGAACTGGAAAAGGTGCTGAAGGAGAGCCAGGGCGCGCCGCGCATTATGATTATCACGGACGGCGTATTCAGCATGGACGGCGACATCGCGCCGCTGCCTGATATCGCTAAATTAGCCAAACAATACGGAGCGTTCACCATGGTTGACGACGCGCACGGCGAAGGCGTGCTGGGCAAGAACGGGCGCGGCACGGTGGACCATTTTGGCCTGCAGGGCAAGTGGGACATTGACATGGGCACGCTCTCCAAGGCCATGGGTTCATTAGGCGGCTATATCGCCGGCTCGCAGAACCTGAGGGATTATCTGATTCAGTCCGCCCGGCCGTTCCTGTTCACCACGGCCCATCCTCCGGGCGTAGCCGCGGCCTGCATCGCGGCCATGGAAATCGTCCAGGAAGAAACCTGGCGCCATGAAAAACTCTGGTCCAACAGCAAACTCTTCAAGACCGAACTCCAGAAGATGGGCTTTAATACCGGCCGGTCCGAGACCCCGATTACGCCGATTATCATCGGAGACGAGGTCAAGACCGAGCAGTTCAGCCAGAAACTCTTTGAAGAAGGCGTGTTCGGGTTGCGGATAGTGTTCCCGATGGTGGCCAAAGGCGCGGCCCGGATTCGGACCATCGTCACCGCCGGTCACACCGAAGAAGAACTAAGGTTTGCATTGGACAAAATAAAGAAAGTCGGCCAGGAACTAAGGATAATTTAA
- a CDS encoding TIM barrel protein, with the protein MGNLLFGTAGVPRSSSEPHTIAGLARIKELGLGAMELEFVQGVRMGEALAKEVNKKRQELGLTLTVHAPYFINLNAHEPEKIDASKKRIYDSCRIGALCGAVNVTFHAGFYLGDPADKTYQTIRNNLKEIISRLNKDKIDIRLTPELTGKASQFGSLEELIKLAEELPIGMCIDFSHLHARSAGKYNSYQEWTDVLKQIAKELGSGFLKNLHIHTSGIKYSDKGEQEHLNLPESDMNYKDLLKALKEHQVGGILICESPNLETDALLMKKHYEAI; encoded by the coding sequence ATGGGAAACCTATTATTCGGCACAGCCGGGGTGCCCAGAAGTTCCAGTGAACCGCATACCATAGCCGGGCTGGCCCGCATCAAGGAATTGGGCCTGGGCGCCATGGAACTGGAATTCGTCCAGGGCGTGCGTATGGGCGAGGCGCTAGCTAAAGAGGTTAATAAAAAGCGCCAAGAATTAGGACTAACCCTGACCGTCCATGCGCCCTACTTTATCAATCTCAATGCCCATGAGCCGGAGAAAATAGACGCCAGCAAGAAACGGATATACGACAGTTGCCGCATCGGCGCGCTCTGCGGCGCTGTCAACGTCACCTTCCATGCCGGGTTCTATCTGGGCGACCCGGCGGACAAAACATATCAAACCATCAGAAATAATCTTAAGGAAATCATCAGCCGTCTCAATAAGGATAAAATAGATATCAGATTGACCCCGGAACTCACCGGCAAGGCGTCACAATTCGGCTCGCTCGAGGAACTAATCAAATTGGCTGAAGAATTACCTATCGGCATGTGTATTGACTTCTCACATCTGCACGCGCGTAGCGCAGGAAAATATAATTCTTACCAAGAATGGACCGATGTCCTAAAACAGATAGCCAAGGAATTAGGCTCCGGGTTCCTAAAGAATCTGCATATCCACACCTCCGGCATCAAGTATTCTGACAAGGGCGAACAGGAGCATCTCAACCTGCCGGAGTCGGACATGAATTACAAGGATTTATTAAAGGCGCTAAAGGAACACCAGGTGGGTGGGATATTAATCTGCGAGAGCCCGAACCTGGAAACCGATGCCCTGCTGATGAAAAAACACTACGAAGCAATATAA
- the recR gene encoding recombination protein RecR, translated as MLNKTPKDANGLGNLIFQLSQLPGMGERSAERMAFHILKMPDEARQALLASINSVKNIKFCSKCFNLTGAPMPSDAERSAREHRSAASNGLCDICSDNSRDRTVICVVEQSEDLWKIEKTGAYKGLYHILQGVISPLDNKGPEDVTLRQLIQRVRSDKPKEIILSTNPTVEGDNTALYIQRELKSLPVKVTRLGRGIPSGSNIEYLNKAVLIDALRERKEQVYDA; from the coding sequence ATGTTGAATAAAACCCCGAAAGACGCCAACGGCCTGGGCAACCTGATATTCCAGTTAAGCCAATTGCCCGGGATGGGCGAGCGGTCGGCCGAACGGATGGCTTTTCATATCCTGAAGATGCCGGATGAGGCGCGTCAGGCGCTTTTGGCATCGATTAATTCGGTCAAGAATATAAAATTCTGCTCCAAATGCTTCAACTTAACCGGCGCTCCGATGCCTTCGGATGCGGAGCGCTCCGCTCGTGAGCATCGGAGCGCCGCGTCAAACGGCCTGTGCGATATCTGTTCGGATAATTCGCGCGACCGGACGGTCATCTGCGTGGTCGAGCAATCCGAGGATTTATGGAAGATAGAGAAAACCGGCGCCTATAAAGGGTTATACCATATCCTGCAGGGCGTGATTTCACCACTTGATAACAAGGGCCCGGAGGATGTTACCTTGCGGCAGTTAATCCAGCGGGTCAGGTCCGACAAGCCCAAGGAAATAATTCTCTCGACCAATCCGACCGTGGAGGGCGACAATACGGCCCTGTATATCCAGCGGGAACTTAAATCCCTGCCCGTAAAAGTCACCCGGCTGGGCCGGGGAATTCCTTCGGGCAGCAATATCGAATATCTCAACAAGGCGGTTTTGATTGACGCCTTGCGTGAGCGGAAAGAACAGGTCTATGACGCCTGA
- a CDS encoding terpene cyclase/mutase family protein has protein sequence MITRKIAFVIFCISVLLIGLAQSAPKEEKKTLPPELQNQVNDAISKGTEYLYKYVASEELDTVPLRDYNGFDHTMRYADLILYTLAHCGVATNEDWDKFLQRVTELKLDKVYHVSLQAIALEHIDREKYQARIADCAQYLVDTQCKNGQWSYGTERTSPRWVKTGQGKEKIVVTGNGQKTPAPKASSGSTQSKKITPIKITGAPQGPADGDNSNTQYAILGLRACIESNVSVPEATLKSAQKWLLACQNKNGSWGYCSLGMTSTGYGSMTVGALGTLAITKYYLKELKDVNSEPWFNNGLKWVSWNYTVSKNPEGDPRWLYYYLYAMERLGVLAEQEKIGNNSWYSDGAKFLVAKQSETGEWNDNLSDTCFALLFLTKATKPLKIVTTGK, from the coding sequence ATGATTACCAGAAAAATCGCCTTTGTAATCTTTTGCATTTCTGTCCTGCTTATCGGACTTGCCCAATCCGCCCCGAAAGAAGAAAAGAAGACCCTGCCGCCGGAACTGCAGAACCAGGTCAATGACGCCATCAGCAAGGGCACCGAATACCTCTACAAATACGTCGCTTCGGAGGAATTGGATACGGTACCGCTCAGGGATTACAACGGATTCGACCATACCATGCGCTATGCCGACCTGATTCTCTACACCCTGGCCCATTGCGGCGTGGCCACCAACGAGGACTGGGACAAATTCTTACAAAGGGTGACCGAACTGAAACTGGACAAGGTCTATCACGTCTCCTTGCAGGCCATAGCCCTGGAGCACATCGACCGGGAAAAATACCAGGCCCGGATTGCCGACTGCGCCCAGTATCTGGTCGATACCCAGTGCAAGAACGGCCAGTGGAGTTACGGCACCGAGCGGACCTCGCCCCGCTGGGTCAAGACCGGCCAGGGCAAGGAAAAGATAGTCGTGACCGGCAACGGCCAGAAGACCCCGGCTCCCAAGGCATCATCAGGTTCGACCCAGTCGAAGAAGATAACGCCGATAAAGATAACCGGCGCGCCCCAGGGCCCGGCTGACGGCGACAACTCCAATACCCAATATGCCATCCTGGGCCTGAGGGCCTGCATCGAAAGCAACGTCTCGGTGCCGGAGGCCACCCTGAAATCAGCCCAAAAGTGGCTGCTGGCCTGCCAGAACAAAAACGGCTCCTGGGGCTATTGCTCGCTGGGGATGACATCAACCGGCTACGGCTCAATGACCGTGGGCGCGCTGGGCACCCTGGCCATTACCAAATATTACCTCAAAGAGTTGAAAGACGTAAACAGCGAACCCTGGTTCAACAACGGCCTGAAATGGGTGTCCTGGAATTACACGGTCAGCAAGAATCCCGAGGGCGACCCGCGCTGGCTCTACTACTACTTATATGCCATGGAGCGGCTGGGGGTATTGGCCGAGCAGGAGAAAATCGGGAATAATAGTTGGTACTCAGACGGCGCCAAGTTCCTGGTGGCCAAGCAGTCCGAGACAGGCGAATGGAACGACAATCTTTCCGACACCTGTTTCGCCCTGTTATTCCTGACCAAGGCCACCAAACCGTTGAAGATAGTAACTACAGGGAAATAA
- a CDS encoding thymidylate synthase has translation MSETEGKLTPVFIEAFDLDDAWFQALNKILDHGHVYTITRGSFAGQRRLEFDYAFIQVRNPSHRPIIPLMPEGCGIPAPTSLEYVEQYMNYLLTGDKQENEDYTYGARLVGERPVSSDGSFKSMLKEMPLQVNQIEEVIKIYKNQGFGTNQAVMEIGMPSDIKLVDPPCLRIIDTRIRYGKLHFMIYFRSWDLWAGLPSNLAGLQLLKEYMASEIGVEDGEIIACSKGLHLYEYVWEFAQTRTRKVVERLKIQPLSH, from the coding sequence ATGTCAGAGACCGAAGGTAAGTTAACCCCGGTATTTATCGAGGCATTTGATTTGGATGACGCCTGGTTCCAGGCCCTGAATAAGATTCTAGACCACGGCCACGTCTATACCATCACCCGGGGCAGTTTTGCCGGGCAGCGCCGGCTGGAATTCGATTACGCCTTTATCCAGGTGCGCAACCCGTCGCACCGGCCGATTATCCCGCTCATGCCCGAGGGTTGCGGCATCCCGGCCCCGACCTCGCTGGAATACGTGGAACAGTATATGAATTACTTGCTGACCGGCGACAAGCAGGAGAACGAGGATTATACCTACGGCGCCCGCTTAGTTGGCGAGAGGCCGGTGTCCAGTGACGGTTCATTCAAAAGCATGCTCAAGGAAATGCCGCTCCAGGTCAACCAGATTGAAGAGGTCATCAAGATTTACAAGAATCAGGGATTCGGCACCAACCAGGCCGTGATGGAAATCGGCATGCCCTCGGACATCAAGCTGGTCGACCCGCCGTGCCTGCGCATCATCGACACGCGCATCCGCTACGGCAAACTCCATTTCATGATTTATTTCCGCTCCTGGGACCTCTGGGCCGGACTGCCGTCCAACCTGGCCGGGCTGCAGCTCCTGAAGGAGTATATGGCGTCCGAAATCGGGGTCGAGGACGGCGAAATAATCGCCTGTTCCAAGGGTCTGCATCTCTATGAATATGTCTGGGAATTCGCCCAGACCCGGACCCGCAAGGTGGTGGAGCGGCTCAAAATACAGCCACTAAGTCACTAA
- the moaC gene encoding cyclic pyranopterin monophosphate synthase MoaC — MKLTHIDKKGSIRMVDVAGKDITHRQARAFAKVIMKPLTLKTITSGKVKKGNVIEAARLAGIMAAKETHKLIPLCHPINITHIRIDIKPVRPRTLEINASVEAYDRTGVEMEALTAAAVSGLTIYDMCKAIDRGMRITEIKLLAKSGGKSGTYKRKN, encoded by the coding sequence ATGAAGTTAACGCATATTGACAAAAAGGGTTCTATTCGGATGGTGGATGTGGCCGGCAAGGATATCACCCATCGCCAGGCCCGGGCCTTTGCTAAGGTAATAATGAAGCCTTTGACTCTCAAAACGATAACTTCAGGCAAAGTAAAGAAGGGTAACGTCATAGAAGCCGCCCGGTTGGCCGGCATTATGGCTGCTAAAGAGACCCATAAATTAATCCCGCTGTGCCATCCGATAAATATCACCCATATCCGGATAGACATAAAACCGGTCCGGCCCAGGACATTGGAAATAAATGCGTCGGTCGAGGCATACGACCGGACCGGAGTGGAGATGGAGGCGCTGACCGCGGCCGCGGTGAGCGGACTGACCATTTATGATATGTGCAAGGCCATTGACCGCGGGATGCGGATAACCGAAATCAAACTGCTGGCCAAATCAGGCGGAAAAAGCGGAACTTATAAACGAAAGAACTGA
- the rpoN gene encoding RNA polymerase factor sigma-54: protein MTPERNPYQFKAEMLPKMEMKLKLSLQQIQNLELLLLPAMELTERIYQELEQNPTLEISDEAEPSPADDKETPPAPAPEQRPAEAEAPETVVEMLDDDRDYESKGSLWRGREMADKKLEAMQNTPDRPESLQDYLYFQFLLMELSEDMKALGKDIIYNISDDGFLKTTLEDIAQTSRVPLETAEKALKLIQKLDPPGAGARNLAEYLLMQLSEDDPKLELKHLLITRHLDQIEPYKLPNLAKLLNRTLEEIQKAAEEIKLLNPHPSAGFSSENIPYIVPDVIISRVEDNYEIKVQSEYFPSLVISQYYRKLMADKNTDKPTRTFVRDKINDAAGLLQAILLRGSLLRQIAEQIVLIQRDFLDKGIEHLKPLMMKDIARKLGANGVHLSTVSRILANKYVQTPHGLYSMKFFFSSTSETADGDFYAQPALLSALKEIVDQEDKAHPLSDAKIVDALKQKNFTISRRTIAKYREILKIPNHSQRRDSKADT from the coding sequence ATGACGCCTGAAAGAAACCCGTATCAATTTAAGGCCGAGATGCTGCCCAAAATGGAGATGAAGCTCAAGCTTTCTCTCCAGCAAATCCAGAACCTGGAGCTTCTTCTGCTGCCGGCTATGGAATTAACCGAGCGGATTTATCAGGAACTGGAGCAGAATCCCACCCTGGAAATATCCGATGAAGCCGAACCGTCTCCGGCGGATGATAAAGAAACGCCGCCCGCACCGGCCCCAGAGCAGCGCCCGGCCGAGGCCGAAGCGCCGGAAACTGTGGTGGAGATGTTGGATGATGACCGTGATTATGAATCAAAAGGAAGTTTGTGGCGGGGCCGGGAAATGGCGGATAAGAAACTGGAGGCCATGCAAAACACCCCGGACCGGCCCGAGAGCCTGCAGGACTATCTTTATTTTCAGTTCCTGCTCATGGAGCTGTCCGAGGATATGAAGGCCTTAGGCAAGGACATTATTTATAATATCAGTGATGACGGCTTTCTCAAGACAACGCTGGAAGATATTGCCCAGACCAGCCGGGTTCCGCTGGAAACCGCGGAAAAGGCGTTGAAACTCATCCAGAAACTCGACCCGCCCGGCGCCGGCGCGCGCAACCTGGCCGAATACCTGCTCATGCAGCTGTCCGAAGATGACCCCAAATTGGAACTTAAACATCTGTTGATTACCCGGCATCTGGACCAGATCGAGCCGTATAAACTGCCCAATTTGGCCAAATTGTTGAATCGGACGCTCGAGGAGATACAAAAGGCGGCCGAGGAGATTAAACTGCTCAACCCGCATCCCTCGGCCGGGTTTTCATCGGAAAATATTCCCTATATCGTGCCCGATGTCATCATCAGCCGGGTCGAGGATAATTACGAAATCAAGGTCCAGAGCGAATATTTCCCGTCCCTGGTCATCAGCCAGTATTACCGGAAGCTGATGGCCGATAAAAATACCGACAAGCCCACCCGGACCTTTGTCCGCGATAAAATCAATGATGCCGCCGGACTGTTGCAAGCCATTTTACTGCGCGGCAGCCTGCTCAGGCAGATTGCCGAACAGATTGTGCTGATCCAGCGGGATTTTCTTGATAAGGGCATTGAGCACCTCAAGCCACTGATGATGAAAGACATCGCCCGGAAACTCGGCGCCAACGGCGTTCATCTTTCCACCGTCAGCCGGATCCTGGCCAATAAATACGTCCAGACGCCGCACGGGTTGTACAGCATGAAATTCTTCTTCTCCAGCACCTCTGAAACCGCGGACGGCGATTTCTATGCCCAGCCGGCACTGCTGTCGGCCTTAAAGGAAATAGTGGACCAGGAGGATAAGGCGCATCCGTTAAGCGATGCCAAGATAGTCGATGCGCTCAAGCAAAAGAATTTCACCATCTCGCGCCGGACCATCGCCAAATACCGCGAGATTCTTAAAATACCCAATCACAGCCAGAGGAGGGATTCGAAAGCGGATACATAG
- the moaA gene encoding GTP 3',8-cyclase MoaA: MQDRFGREINYLRVSVTDRCNFRCAYCMPPDGIRPLLEPSEVLSYEEILEAVKGCIKLGITKFRVTGGEPLVRRDVTCLLEQMARMPGVKKVALTTNGYLLDDFAERLSKIGLAGINVALNSLDRDNFKRITGVDGLRKVIDGVKHLLGCGFANIKINTVLLKEYNEKEMVEFARLTLDYPIAIRFIEYMPCGDWESRAGDIIKGDEIAKLISADLGELIKSDNQTGDGPARYYRLPNAQGRIGFILPVSQPFCAACNRLRLTSDGHLKSCLLSDEEIDLKHILREIKDERIRMQELEESIRKAILDKPDAHSYKRDNVMSKIGG, from the coding sequence ATGCAAGACAGATTTGGCAGGGAGATAAACTATTTGCGGGTTTCGGTTACAGACCGGTGTAATTTCCGGTGCGCCTACTGCATGCCCCCGGACGGCATCAGGCCGCTCTTAGAGCCGTCAGAAGTCCTTTCCTACGAAGAGATTCTTGAGGCGGTGAAAGGCTGTATCAAATTGGGCATAACCAAATTCCGGGTAACCGGCGGCGAGCCCTTAGTCAGGCGCGATGTGACATGCCTTCTGGAGCAGATGGCGCGCATGCCCGGGGTTAAGAAGGTGGCCCTGACCACCAACGGCTATCTGCTTGACGACTTTGCCGAACGGTTGAGTAAAATCGGGCTGGCCGGCATCAATGTGGCGCTAAATTCACTGGACCGGGATAATTTCAAGCGGATAACCGGCGTGGACGGCTTACGCAAGGTCATTGACGGCGTGAAACACCTGCTGGGCTGCGGATTTGCCAATATCAAGATTAATACGGTGCTGTTAAAGGAATATAATGAGAAGGAGATGGTGGAATTTGCCAGATTGACCCTGGATTATCCGATAGCCATTCGTTTCATCGAGTATATGCCCTGCGGCGATTGGGAATCAAGGGCTGGAGATATTATAAAGGGCGATGAGATAGCGAAACTGATTAGCGCTGATTTGGGAGAGTTGATTAAGTCGGATAACCAGACCGGCGATGGCCCGGCTCGATATTATCGCCTGCCGAATGCTCAGGGTCGGATCGGGTTTATCCTGCCGGTCAGCCAACCGTTTTGCGCGGCCTGCAACCGTCTGCGCCTGACCTCGGACGGGCATCTGAAATCCTGCCTGCTTTCAGATGAAGAGATTGACTTGAAACATATCCTGAGAGAGATAAAGGACGAAAGAATCAGGATGCAAGAGCTTGAAGAATCTATAAGAAAAGCCATACTGGACAAACCTGATGCGCATTCATATAAACGCGATAATGTAATGTCTAAAATCGGAGGGTAA